From the Scatophagus argus isolate fScaArg1 chromosome 21, fScaArg1.pri, whole genome shotgun sequence genome, one window contains:
- the zgc:56095 gene encoding ferritin, lower subunit-like, translating into MQSVVKQNLHSETEGDVNKLINLKLSASYTYLALGMYFDRDDVALPKFSSFFLERSVKEREQAEKLLEYQNMRGGRILLQTIAKPSREDWRGGLDAMSFSLDYQKSLNTCILDVHRRAGVHSDPHLCDFLEQHFLTDSHDTIKKLGDYIGSLTRITASETHGSMGEYLFDKHTL; encoded by the exons ATGCAGTCTGTGGTAAAACAAAACCTCCATTCGGAGACCGAGGGAGACGTCAACAAACTCATCAACCTCAAGCTCAGTGCATCCTACACCTATCTTGCTCTG GGGATGTATTTTGACAGGGATGATGTTGCCTTGCCAAAGTTCTCCAGTTTTTTCTTGGAGCGCTCAGTGAAAGAGAGGGAACAGGCTGAGAAGCTGCTGGAATATCAGAATatgagaggaggaagaattTTGCTTCAGACTATTGCT AAACCAAGTAGAGAGGATTGGAGAGGTGGCCTGGATGCAATGTCCTTTTCCCTGGACTACCAGAAGTCTCTTAACACATGTATTCTCGATGTGCACCGCAGAGCTGGCGTCCACAGCGACCCTCAC cTGTGTGACTTCCTCGAGCAgcacttcctcactgacagccATGACACCATCAAGAAGCTGGGTGATTACATTGGCAGTCTGACCCGCATCACTGCGTCCGAGACACACGGCTCTATGGGAGAATACCTCTTTGATAAACACACTCTGTAA
- the syt5b gene encoding synaptotagmin Vb, with translation MSAPTGQRGSSKKYTWNYKLLKKLFRCRGTSRKISTADMRLSSERIRARRAAEPSEPEPEETTEPVHHEHSHTEHHEHSHSEHHPGHDYNHMKEKFMNELGHLPIPMWAVGAIVVVVLILVGCFIFCVFKKCFGKKKKPKKVRERKTGRRRKEKEGEGEAGEKEGEVKKEGEEEEKEQEKLGKLEFTLDYNFTDSQLIVGILQAQDLAAMDMGGTSDPYVKVFLLPDKKKKYETKVQRKNLCPVFNETFIFKIPYAELGGKTLVLQVFDFDRFSKHDMIGEIKIPMNSVDLGQPMQQWRDLESGEKEEQEKLGDICISLRYVPTAGKLTVNIMEAKNLKKMDVGGLSDPYVKIVLQQNGKRIKKKKTTVKKNTLNPYFNESFSFDVPFEQIQKVQVVITVFDYDKLGSNDPIGKTFMGYGATGVGLRHWSDMLANPRRPVAQWHTLLPEEEVDAALKAKPR, from the exons ATGAGTGCTCCAACAGGCCAAAGGGGAAGCAGCAAGAAATACACTTGGAACTACAAGTTGCTCAAAAAGCTTTTTAGGTGTAGAGGGACTTCAAGGAAAATATCAACAG CTGACATGAGGCTGTCCAGTGAAAGGATCCGGGCCCGGAGGGCTGCGGAGCCATCCGAACCAGAGCCAGAGGAAACAACAGAGCCAGTTCATCATGAGCACTCCCATACAGAACACCATGAGCATTCTCATTCAGAACATCACCCCGGTCATGACTACAACCACATGAAGGAGAAGTTCATGAATGAACTTGGTCATCTGCCAA TTCCAATGTGGGCTGTAGGAGCCATTGTTGTGGTGGTCCTCATTTTGGTGGGATGCTTCatcttctgtgttttcaaaaaatgctttgggaaaaagaaaaagccaaagaaaGTTAGGGAGAGGAAGACAGGCCGCCgcagaaaggaaaaggaaggtgAAGGAGAGGCTGGAGAGAAG gagggggaggtgaagaaggaaggtgaggaagaggagaaagagcaggaaaagtTGGGTAAGCTGGAGTTCACGTTGGACTACAACTTCACAGATTCTCAG CTTATAGTGGGTATCCTTCAGGCTCAGGACCTGGCTGCTATGGACATGGGGGGAACCTCAGACCCCTATGTCAAAGTCTTTTTGTTgccagacaaaaagaagaagtatGAGACCAAAGTACAGCGCAAGAATTTATGTCCTGTTTTCAACGAGACCTTCATTTTCAAG ATCCCATATGCAGAGTTGGGTGGAAAGACTTTGGTGCTGCAAGTTTTTGACTTTGACCGTTTCTCCAAACATGATATGATTGGTGAGATAAAGATTCCCATGAACAGTGTTGATTTGGGCCAGCCCATGCAACAATGGAGGGACTTGGAGAGTGGCGAGAAGGAGGAG CAAGAAAAACTGGGTGATATTTGCATTTCTTTACGGTACGTACCCACTGCTGGAAAACTGACAGTGAACATCATGGAGGCAAAGAACCTGAAGAAAATGGATGTCGGTGGCTTGTCAG ATCCCTATGTGAAGATTGTTCTGCAGCAAAATGGGAAACggataaagaagaaaaagacaacagtcaagaaaaacacactcaatcCTTACTTTAATGAAAGTTTCAGCTTTGATGTCCCCTTTGAACAGATACAG aaAGTGCAGGTCGTCATCACTGTGTTTGATTATGATAAACTTGGGAGCAATGACCCCATTGGAAAGACCTTCATGGGTTATGGAGCTACAGGAGTTGGCCTGCGCCATTGGTCGGACATGCTCGCCAATCCCAGACGTCCAGTAGCCCAGTGGCACACCCTGCTGCCAGAAGAAGAAGTTGACGCAGCACTTAAAGCAAAACCTCGTTAG
- the LOC124052876 gene encoding dynein axonemal assembly factor 3-like isoform X2, with the protein MSAGRVFEGVGCVTWWGFSPARDLLSMGPVRHEGESHVLLVGSSDPRHILKTIAGLQHIENLHVWVIENSMEVVARQLLLLYLALMPQESIGNNEKAEVFLEVFGNSEIRSQTDETLRHAASQLSLSVTDTLETPTHACLNTTLLKFKERDELVRIFKSWIQPQSSSSILMSKAWDYRVRQHLGTRYDSKRGCFDWDLKMKLHEKGCGSINKQQYVRWREQGLAFEMREGAYQITNPTLLSSRVFSQTGDKVAVRGYWGDIISSPYLAFGIETDDKSLLKTQNGQHIKTAQDISFANVQALFQSLSSRRGCPTTSQPDAKTEKPSPQTDRKSVTINADRKHTECYKILFRFDASEWNLRDLPAYGFT; encoded by the exons ATGAGTGCTGGACGGGTGTTTGAGGGTGTGGGCTGCGTCACTTGGTGGGGCTTCAGTCCTGCGCGCGACCTGCTGAGTATGG GTCCTGTGAGGCATGAAGGGGAGAGCCACGTTTTGCTGGTTGGCAGTAGTGATCCACGACATATTTTGAAGACAATTGCTGGTTTGCAGCACATAGAAAACCTGCAT gtgTGGGTGATAGAAAACAGCATGGAGGTGGTGGCTAGACAGCTGTTGCTCCTCTACCTGGCACTGATGCCCCAAGAAAGCATTGGAAATAATG agaagGCAGAGGTTTTCCTGGAGGTGTTCGGGAACAGTGAGATCCGCAGTCAGACAGATGAGACACTGAGACATGCAGCAtctcagctctctctgtctgttacTGACACACTGGAGACACCCACACATGCCTGTCTGAACACAACTCTTCTCAAG TTCAAGGAGCGAGACGAGCTGGTCAGGATATTCAAGTCATGGATCCAACCTCAGTCTTCATCATCTATCTTAATGTCCAAAGCTTGGGATTATCGAGTCAGACAGCACCTTGGAACACGCTATGACTCCAAGAGGGGATGTTTCGACTGGGACCTTAAAATGAAACTGCATGAGAAAGGg TGTGGTTCcatcaacaaacaacaatatGTACGATGGAGGGAGCAGGGTTTGGCGTTTGAAATGAGGGAAGGTGCCTACCAAATAACCAATCCAACTTTGCTGTCTTCCAGAGTGTTTAGTCAG ACAGGGGATAAAGTGGCTGTCAGGGGCTACTGGGGAGACATCATTTCCAGTCCTTACCTCGCCTTTGGCATTGAAACTGATGACAAGAGCCTGCTGAAGACACAGAATGGGCAACACATCAAG ACAGCCCAGGATATTTCCTTTGCAAATGTACAGGCATTGTTCCAGTCCCTGTCCAGTAGACGGGGCTGCCCCACTACTTCTCAGCCAGACgcaaaaacagagaaaccaTCTCCACAGACTGACCGCAAATCTGTCACCATCAATG cagacaggaaacacactgaatgttATAAAATACTCTTCAGATTTGATGCATCTGAATGGAATCTGCGTGACCTTCCTGCCTATGGATTCACTTAA
- the LOC124052876 gene encoding dynein axonemal assembly factor 3-like isoform X1, producing the protein MSAGRVFEGVGCVTWWGFSPARDLLSMGPVRHEGESHVLLVGSSDPRHILKTIAGLQHIENLHVWVIENSMEVVARQLLLLYLALMPQESIGNNEKAEVFLEVFGNSEIRSQTDETLRHAASQLSLSVTDTLETPTHACLNTTLLKFKERDELVRIFKSWIQPQSSSSILMSKAWDYRVRQHLGTRYDSKRGCFDWDLKMKLHEKGCGSINKQQYVRWREQGLAFEMREGAYQITNPTLLSSRVFSQTGDKVAVRGYWGDIISSPYLAFGIETDDKSLLKTQNGQHIKTAQDISFANVQALFQSLSSRRGCPTTSQPDAKTEKPSPQTDRKSVTINDLMHLNGICVTFLPMDSLNKLLEKKKYSHLFSAIYFSASCVHQLGPMMRQIAAPDAVLIVELAKYILDLNKEQEADLAKKVASIALDAEFEPWHEGKSDGVHAVFVPLKK; encoded by the exons ATGAGTGCTGGACGGGTGTTTGAGGGTGTGGGCTGCGTCACTTGGTGGGGCTTCAGTCCTGCGCGCGACCTGCTGAGTATGG GTCCTGTGAGGCATGAAGGGGAGAGCCACGTTTTGCTGGTTGGCAGTAGTGATCCACGACATATTTTGAAGACAATTGCTGGTTTGCAGCACATAGAAAACCTGCAT gtgTGGGTGATAGAAAACAGCATGGAGGTGGTGGCTAGACAGCTGTTGCTCCTCTACCTGGCACTGATGCCCCAAGAAAGCATTGGAAATAATG agaagGCAGAGGTTTTCCTGGAGGTGTTCGGGAACAGTGAGATCCGCAGTCAGACAGATGAGACACTGAGACATGCAGCAtctcagctctctctgtctgttacTGACACACTGGAGACACCCACACATGCCTGTCTGAACACAACTCTTCTCAAG TTCAAGGAGCGAGACGAGCTGGTCAGGATATTCAAGTCATGGATCCAACCTCAGTCTTCATCATCTATCTTAATGTCCAAAGCTTGGGATTATCGAGTCAGACAGCACCTTGGAACACGCTATGACTCCAAGAGGGGATGTTTCGACTGGGACCTTAAAATGAAACTGCATGAGAAAGGg TGTGGTTCcatcaacaaacaacaatatGTACGATGGAGGGAGCAGGGTTTGGCGTTTGAAATGAGGGAAGGTGCCTACCAAATAACCAATCCAACTTTGCTGTCTTCCAGAGTGTTTAGTCAG ACAGGGGATAAAGTGGCTGTCAGGGGCTACTGGGGAGACATCATTTCCAGTCCTTACCTCGCCTTTGGCATTGAAACTGATGACAAGAGCCTGCTGAAGACACAGAATGGGCAACACATCAAG ACAGCCCAGGATATTTCCTTTGCAAATGTACAGGCATTGTTCCAGTCCCTGTCCAGTAGACGGGGCTGCCCCACTACTTCTCAGCCAGACgcaaaaacagagaaaccaTCTCCACAGACTGACCGCAAATCTGTCACCATCAATG ATTTGATGCATCTGAATGGAATCTGCGTGACCTTCCTGCCTATGGATTCACTTAACAAACTGCtcgaaaaaaagaaatactccCACTTATTCAGTGCCATCTACTTCTCTGCCAG TTGTGTGCACCAGTTGGGCCCGATGATGAGACAGATTGCAGCACCAGACGCTGTGCTCATCGTGGAGTTGGCCAA GTACATTTTGGATCTGAACAAAGAGCAAGAAGCAGACCTTGCAAAGAAAGTGGCGAGCATCGCTCTCGATGCTGAATTTGAGCCATGGCATGAGGGGAAGAGTGATGGCGTCCATGCTGTTTTTGTTCCGCTGAAGAAGTAA